A genomic segment from Spinacia oleracea cultivar Varoflay chromosome 3, BTI_SOV_V1, whole genome shotgun sequence encodes:
- the LOC130470246 gene encoding uncharacterized protein, whose product MLVEMRNMMLELQRSLSEKDAKIDALTAHNKIMDKQLAQMATTLAERPKGQLPSQPVTRESVNAVTLRSGYEYDGPPMTIEEGVEVSVSGAVPRESEKVVKEKEADTRVEKKVEIQVPPIKLPFPHRQLKNKLDKQFGKFLEVVKNLQVTVPFTELITQVPAYAKYMKDILTRKRAFSEVETVAFTEECSALLQNKSPPKLKDPGSFSIPCNIGNLFIDKALCDLGASVSVMPLSVCTKLNMGDLKVTNITLQMDDRSVKYPLGVLEDVPVRVGKFFIPVDFVVLDMEEDRQIPIILGRPFLHTAGAIIDVKNGKLTLNVGDDKVTFNLTHVAKSPMVEESCFGANVSNDCFNTELTHTNSNNSSEKEHVSNCFAGGDDRSMNSSAWVRRKARFDDAETRKFGERWAPHS is encoded by the coding sequence atgcttgttGAGATGCGGAATATGATGTTAGAATTGCAGAGGtctctgagcgaaaaggatgccaaaatcgatgccctcactgctcataacaagatcatggataaacagttggcacaaatggctactactctCGCAGAGAGACCCAagggtcaactcccttcacagcctgtgaccagagagtctgtaaatgctgtcactttgcggagtggatatgagtatgatgggccacCTATGACTATAGAGGAAGGGGTTGAAGTATCTGTCAGTGGTGCTGTAccaagagaaagtgagaaggtggtcaaggagaaggaagctgacacaagggttgagaagaaagttgagatacaagttccacctatcaaacttcccttccctcatcgtcagctaaagaacaagctagacaagcagtttggtaagttcttagaagtggtaaagaatctgcaggtaacggtccctttcactgaattaattactcaagtacctgcatatgctaaatacatgaaagacatcttgactaggaagagagcatttagtgaggtggagactgttgcatttactgaagagtgcagtgccttactacaaaataagtctccacccaagttgaaggaccccgggagtttctctatcccatgtaatattggcaacctttttattgacaaagccttatgtgatttaggtgccagtgttagtgtcatgcccctgtctgtatgtactaagttgaacatgggtgatttaaaagttaccaacataactttGCAAATGGATGATAGATCTgtaaaataccccctaggtgttctagaagatgtgcctgttagagtaggtaaattttttatccctgttgattttgttgtgttggacatggaagaggacaggcaaattcctattattttaggtcgacctttcctacacactgcgggggcaatcatagatgtcaagaatggcaagctgaccttaaatgtgggggatgacaaggttactttcaatttaacccatgttgctaagagccctatggtagaggagtcatgttttggAGCCAATGTTTCTAATGATTGTTTTAACACtgaattgactcatactaactctaataactcctcggaaaaagagcatgtttcaaattgttttgcaggtggagaTGATCGGAGTATGAACTCTTCGGCATGGGTTCGAAGGAAAGCACGATTTGATGATGCTGAGACCCGAAAGTTCGGTGAACGGTGGGCACCGCATTCATGA